One region of Marivirga arenosa genomic DNA includes:
- a CDS encoding SDR family NAD(P)-dependent oxidoreductase, with amino-acid sequence MKFENKVIVVTGGGSGMGRELVLQLLNKGAKVATVDIHDEALAETKELAKEKASNLYTRNLNISDREQVESFPDEVIKHFGNVDGVINNAGIIQPFIDVNELDYDRIERIMNINFYGTLYMTKAFLPHLLKRPEAHIANVSSMGGFIPFPGQTFYGASKAAVKLLTEGLYAELKETNVGVTVIHPGAINTNITKNSGVEMKNTDQAGQGKAPKMLSSEKAASIMLKAIEKKKFRVMVGSDARFLDLFYRLSPAGAVKFIVKQMSGMVNK; translated from the coding sequence ATGAAGTTCGAGAATAAAGTAATCGTAGTAACAGGTGGCGGCAGTGGTATGGGTCGAGAATTAGTCTTGCAGTTACTGAATAAAGGAGCTAAGGTAGCCACTGTAGATATTCATGATGAAGCGTTAGCAGAAACCAAAGAATTGGCAAAAGAAAAAGCCAGTAATCTCTATACTCGTAACCTTAACATATCCGATCGAGAACAAGTTGAAAGTTTTCCTGATGAAGTTATCAAGCATTTTGGTAATGTTGATGGCGTAATTAATAACGCAGGAATTATTCAGCCTTTTATTGATGTAAATGAATTAGATTACGATAGGATTGAGCGTATCATGAATATTAATTTTTATGGTACGCTTTATATGACAAAAGCCTTTCTACCTCATTTGCTTAAACGACCTGAGGCTCATATAGCTAATGTTTCAAGTATGGGGGGCTTTATTCCATTTCCAGGCCAAACTTTTTATGGAGCTTCTAAAGCAGCAGTTAAATTATTAACTGAGGGTTTGTATGCTGAATTAAAGGAAACTAATGTGGGAGTAACCGTAATTCACCCAGGAGCTATCAACACAAATATTACTAAGAATTCAGGTGTTGAAATGAAGAATACTGATCAAGCAGGGCAGGGGAAAGCACCGAAAATGTTGTCTTCTGAAAAAGCAGCTTCAATAATGTTAAAAGCAATTGAGAAGAAAAAATTTAGAGTAATGGTTGGGAGTGATGCTCGTTTTCTTGATCTATTTTACAGATTAAGCCCAGCCGGTGCAGTAAAATTCATTGTTAAGCAAATGAGCGGTATGGTGAACAAATAA
- a CDS encoding peptidoglycan DD-metalloendopeptidase family protein yields the protein MNINQEDVFPIMGKWLNKSNSELLDFSDRNKDLLRFDLKSTKDFDQYVFDYLKMKEKQYGHGGYLENRTIYQRSAHFQKGESRCMHLGVDVWCEAHHPLYAPTEAIIHSFANNNNFGDYGPTIILEHNINHIQFYTLYGHLSLKSIGNIKEGQLIKKGEKFCEVGPYPENGDWPPHLHFQLITDMKDKLGDFPGVCAPSELNEFKRICLDPNFMILKE from the coding sequence ATGAATATTAATCAAGAAGATGTATTCCCGATTATGGGTAAGTGGCTAAATAAAAGCAACAGTGAATTATTAGATTTCTCTGATCGTAATAAAGACCTTCTTCGATTTGATTTAAAATCAACCAAAGATTTTGATCAATATGTATTTGATTATTTAAAAATGAAAGAAAAGCAATATGGACATGGTGGTTATTTAGAAAATAGAACCATTTACCAAAGAAGTGCTCATTTTCAAAAAGGAGAATCAAGATGCATGCATTTAGGAGTTGATGTTTGGTGTGAAGCTCATCATCCACTATATGCGCCTACTGAAGCTATAATTCATAGCTTTGCCAATAATAACAACTTTGGTGACTATGGACCTACAATTATATTAGAACATAATATCAATCACATTCAATTCTATACATTATATGGACATCTAAGTTTAAAAAGTATAGGAAATATTAAAGAAGGGCAGCTTATAAAGAAAGGCGAAAAATTCTGCGAAGTAGGGCCTTATCCTGAAAATGGCGACTGGCCACCCCATTTGCATTTTCAATTAATTACTGACATGAAAGACAAATTAGGAGACTTCCCAGGTGTTTGTGCTCCTTCTGAATTAAACGAGTTTAAAAGAATTTGCCTAGATCCAAATTTTATGATTTTAAAAGAATAG
- a CDS encoding NupC/NupG family nucleoside CNT transporter has translation MDYLRGLIGLLVLVGFAWLFSVNKKKIDWRLVGTGLLLQIIFGLLITKVEFVELMFKKVSEAFVVFLSFSGDGARFLFGDLAGDSLGFIFAFQVLPTVIFFSTVTAGLYYLGILQKLVYGIAWVMSRTMRLSGAESLSAAGNIFLGQTEAPLLVRPFVPNMTRSELMCLMTGGMATIAGGVLAGYVAFLGGDDPVEKARFASYLLSASIMNAPAAIVISKILIPETNPDDIDDTLHVSQDKLGVNLIDALSNGAAEGLKLALNIGGMLLAFIAVIAAINYFLGNLIGEWTGLNALVASSTDGTFDSFSLEYILGQIFRLFAFAMGVEWNDTLAVGSLLGQKTAINEFVAYLGLADMKTQNILSNKSIIIATYALCGFSNFSSIAIQVGGIGGMAPNQQGNLSKLGMRALLAATIACMMTATIAGALVE, from the coding sequence ATGGATTATCTCAGAGGTCTTATTGGTTTATTGGTTTTAGTTGGTTTTGCTTGGCTATTTTCAGTAAACAAGAAGAAAATTGATTGGCGTTTAGTGGGTACTGGCTTATTACTTCAAATCATCTTCGGTTTATTAATTACTAAGGTTGAATTTGTTGAATTAATGTTCAAAAAGGTTTCTGAGGCCTTTGTGGTATTTTTAAGCTTCTCTGGGGATGGTGCCAGATTCCTGTTTGGTGACTTAGCAGGTGATTCTTTGGGTTTTATTTTTGCATTCCAAGTGCTTCCAACGGTTATTTTCTTCTCCACTGTTACGGCTGGTCTTTATTATTTAGGAATTCTTCAAAAATTGGTTTATGGTATTGCTTGGGTAATGTCTCGAACCATGCGATTGTCTGGTGCTGAGAGTTTGTCAGCTGCCGGGAATATATTTTTAGGTCAGACTGAAGCCCCATTATTAGTTAGACCTTTTGTTCCCAATATGACTCGCTCTGAATTAATGTGTTTAATGACTGGGGGAATGGCGACTATCGCAGGTGGTGTTTTAGCTGGATATGTTGCCTTTTTAGGAGGTGATGATCCGGTAGAGAAAGCACGTTTTGCTTCTTACTTATTAAGTGCTTCCATAATGAATGCTCCCGCTGCAATTGTGATTTCTAAAATACTTATACCTGAGACAAATCCAGATGATATTGATGATACCTTGCATGTCAGTCAAGATAAATTGGGTGTAAATTTAATTGATGCCTTATCTAATGGGGCTGCGGAAGGCTTAAAGCTTGCCTTAAACATTGGTGGAATGTTATTAGCCTTTATAGCGGTTATTGCTGCTATCAATTATTTCCTAGGTAATTTAATAGGAGAGTGGACAGGTTTAAATGCATTAGTGGCAAGCTCTACTGATGGAACTTTCGATAGTTTTAGTTTAGAATATATCTTAGGTCAAATTTTTAGATTATTTGCTTTTGCTATGGGGGTAGAATGGAATGATACGCTGGCTGTAGGTAGTTTATTAGGTCAAAAGACAGCTATTAATGAGTTTGTAGCTTATCTTGGTTTAGCAGACATGAAGACTCAAAACATTTTAAGTAATAAATCTATTATCATAGCAACCTATGCGCTTTGTGGATTCTCAAACTTTAGCTCTATCGCTATTCAGGTAGGTGGAATAGGGGGGATGGCCCCAAATCAACAGGGTAATTTATCTAAGTTGGGTATGAGAGCATTGTTAGCAGCCACGATTGCATGTATGATGACTGCTACTATTGCAGGAGCATTAGTTGAATAA
- the pckA gene encoding phosphoenolpyruvate carboxykinase (ATP) yields the protein MKEFGLKSSKSGLEDLGLKNVAEAYWNLSPAELTEHALANGEGVLTDTGALMCDTGKFTGRSPKDKFIVKDDKTKDKVWWGDINIPFDEDKFDALHEKMLKFLEDKKVYVRDAYAGADKTYRLNLRVVNTQAWHNLFCYNMFLRPEKYKLETFEPTFTIINAPEFEADPEVDGTRQKNFAIVNFSKNIILIGGTGYAGEMKKGIFSVLNFTLPTEHNVLSMHCSANMSEKADGDTAIFFGLSGTGKTTLSADENRGLIGDDEHGWTDNGVFNFEGGCYAKTIDLTEEKEPQIYKAIKFGAIVENTRFFPGTRTVDYENTEVTQNTRTAYPIHHIENAVNPSIGGKPNNIFFLTCDAYGVLPPISKLTKGQAMYHFISGYTAKVAGTEAGVTEPQTVFSACFGAPFLPLHPTQYAEMLGKKMDEQDVTVWLVNTGWSGGPYGVGSRMKLKYTRAMITAALNGGLDEVGYRNHSVFGCAIPATCPDVPSEVLSPRETWKNDKGYYQMANKLAEEFNANFKKFEEFANDEIMAGAPKPNLSKV from the coding sequence ATGAAGGAATTTGGATTAAAATCCTCTAAATCCGGCTTAGAGGATTTGGGTTTAAAAAATGTTGCTGAAGCGTATTGGAATCTTAGCCCTGCAGAATTAACAGAGCATGCTTTGGCTAATGGCGAAGGTGTACTTACAGATACTGGTGCTTTAATGTGTGATACCGGTAAATTTACGGGGCGATCTCCAAAGGATAAATTCATCGTGAAAGATGATAAAACAAAGGATAAAGTTTGGTGGGGAGACATCAACATTCCATTTGATGAAGATAAATTTGATGCACTTCATGAGAAAATGCTCAAGTTCCTTGAAGACAAAAAAGTGTATGTGAGAGACGCTTATGCAGGAGCGGATAAAACTTACAGACTTAACTTAAGAGTTGTAAATACTCAAGCATGGCATAATTTATTTTGCTACAATATGTTCTTAAGACCAGAAAAATACAAACTGGAAACTTTCGAGCCTACATTTACAATCATTAATGCACCAGAATTTGAAGCTGATCCAGAGGTTGATGGAACTCGTCAGAAAAACTTTGCAATCGTTAACTTTAGTAAAAACATCATATTAATTGGTGGGACTGGTTACGCTGGTGAAATGAAAAAAGGTATTTTCTCTGTACTTAACTTCACTTTACCAACTGAACACAATGTATTATCTATGCATTGCTCAGCTAATATGAGTGAAAAAGCTGATGGCGATACTGCTATTTTCTTCGGACTATCTGGAACAGGTAAAACTACATTATCAGCTGATGAAAACAGAGGTTTAATCGGTGATGATGAGCACGGTTGGACTGATAATGGTGTCTTCAACTTTGAAGGAGGTTGTTATGCTAAAACCATCGATTTAACCGAAGAAAAAGAGCCTCAGATTTACAAGGCTATAAAATTCGGTGCCATTGTTGAGAATACTCGTTTCTTTCCAGGAACAAGAACTGTAGATTACGAAAATACAGAAGTAACTCAAAATACAAGGACTGCATATCCTATTCACCATATTGAAAATGCAGTTAATCCATCAATCGGAGGTAAACCAAATAATATTTTCTTCCTTACTTGTGATGCATATGGTGTTTTACCTCCAATTTCTAAATTGACCAAAGGCCAGGCGATGTATCACTTCATTTCAGGTTATACTGCTAAAGTAGCAGGAACTGAAGCAGGTGTGACTGAGCCACAAACAGTTTTTAGTGCGTGTTTTGGTGCTCCTTTCTTACCACTTCACCCAACTCAGTATGCTGAGATGTTAGGAAAGAAAATGGATGAGCAGGACGTAACTGTGTGGTTAGTAAACACAGGTTGGTCTGGAGGTCCTTACGGAGTAGGTTCTAGAATGAAATTAAAATACACTAGAGCAATGATTACTGCTGCATTAAACGGTGGGTTAGATGAAGTTGGTTACAGAAATCATTCTGTATTTGGATGCGCTATCCCTGCTACTTGTCCTGATGTTCCTTCTGAGGTATTAAGCCCTAGGGAAACTTGGAAAAATGACAAAGGCTATTACCAAATGGCTAATAAACTAGCAGAAGAATTTAATGCTAATTTCAAAAAATTTGAAGAATTCGCTAATGATGAAATCATGGCGGGTGCTCCAAAGCCAAATTTATCTAAAGTATAA
- a CDS encoding sensor histidine kinase: MFRFLNPNKWSRIEKELEQKPNILLSQFSIIAIIAAAIQIINDIWFLNFVAVGLDLIIVFIFIATFLINESGRNLLAKFIFIVLGPAFIFCYASVIPKTIGLYLIFFPIIAVIFLIFKNEERRYKYYSMIYVVSLLLILELTAYQPFGELNWTEGKSEPSSFYVNMFISVFGMVFSMYNIDVINTLIDKKRQETLLELKQKNNELELANNELDHFVYSASHDLKAPLSSILGLINLAKYEVKDEHVMDYFIRIENRIERLTNFIKEVIEISRNARTEIKVESIEIEDFVDDIIENNNYIDGMEKIDFIKDIKAGSIVFSDNARLEVILNNLISNAIKYSDPNKSKSTVKIKVSHENKYFKIEIIDNGIGIPNNQLEKVFDMFYRGEDSKEGSGLGLYIVKNMLTKLDGEFEIKSQIDKGTTITLKLPNMLSSESNF, encoded by the coding sequence GTGTTTAGATTTTTAAATCCGAATAAGTGGTCGCGAATTGAAAAAGAGCTTGAGCAAAAACCTAATATTTTGCTTTCTCAGTTTTCCATTATAGCAATTATTGCAGCTGCAATTCAAATAATTAATGACATTTGGTTTTTAAATTTTGTTGCTGTAGGGCTAGATTTAATAATTGTATTTATTTTCATAGCTACTTTTTTGATAAATGAAAGTGGAAGAAATCTGCTAGCAAAATTCATCTTTATAGTTTTAGGGCCAGCGTTTATTTTTTGTTATGCTTCCGTAATTCCCAAGACTATTGGTCTTTATCTTATTTTCTTCCCCATAATAGCTGTTATTTTCCTCATCTTTAAAAATGAGGAAAGACGGTATAAATACTATTCCATGATTTACGTGGTATCCCTTTTGTTAATTTTAGAATTAACCGCCTATCAGCCATTTGGTGAATTAAACTGGACTGAAGGCAAATCAGAACCGAGTTCTTTTTATGTAAATATGTTCATCTCAGTTTTTGGAATGGTGTTTAGTATGTACAATATTGATGTAATCAATACGCTAATTGATAAAAAGAGACAAGAAACATTACTGGAATTAAAACAGAAAAATAATGAATTGGAATTAGCTAATAATGAATTAGATCATTTTGTATATAGTGCTTCACATGATTTAAAAGCTCCTTTGTCATCAATTTTAGGTTTAATAAACCTGGCAAAATATGAAGTAAAGGATGAGCACGTAATGGACTATTTTATTAGGATAGAAAATCGAATAGAACGTTTAACAAATTTCATAAAAGAGGTAATTGAGATTTCAAGAAATGCAAGAACTGAAATTAAAGTAGAGTCAATAGAAATAGAGGATTTTGTGGATGATATTATTGAAAATAATAATTACATAGATGGGATGGAAAAAATTGACTTTATAAAAGATATAAAAGCTGGTTCAATTGTATTCTCGGATAACGCGAGACTAGAAGTTATCCTAAATAATCTGATATCAAATGCAATTAAATATTCTGACCCTAACAAAAGTAAATCAACTGTTAAAATAAAAGTGAGCCATGAGAATAAATATTTTAAGATTGAAATAATCGATAATGGAATTGGGATCCCCAACAATCAATTGGAAAAAGTATTTGACATGTTTTATAGAGGTGAAGATAGCAAAGAAGGCTCGGGATTAGGTCTTTACATTGTTAAAAATATGCTTACAAAGCTTGATGGTGAATTTGAAATAAAATCACAGATTGATAAAGGAACTACAATTACATTAAAATTACCAAATATGCTTTCTTCTGAATCTAATTTTTAA
- a CDS encoding 16S rRNA (uracil(1498)-N(3))-methyltransferase: MQLFYQPHLPEIKHLDLDESKHCIKVLRMKSGDEINLIDGKGTFYKAKITNENHKQCEFEIISTEKEADFNFHRHIAIAPTKNIDRIEWLVEKATEFGIDEISFFQSFHSERKVIKIDRLEKKVISAMKQSIKAKKPIINQIDSLQNIISNAKEANKFIAYVDFQNTTYLKNELKNNLDSIILIGPEGDFTEEEVELSEKKGFKKVSLGKSRLRTETAALAAVHLMNLIAE, from the coding sequence ATGCAGTTATTCTACCAGCCTCATTTACCAGAAATTAAGCATTTAGATCTTGATGAATCTAAGCATTGTATAAAAGTTCTACGAATGAAGTCAGGCGATGAAATTAATCTCATTGATGGAAAAGGTACATTTTACAAAGCTAAAATTACAAATGAGAATCATAAACAGTGTGAATTTGAAATAATTAGCACTGAAAAGGAGGCTGATTTCAATTTTCATAGGCACATTGCTATCGCTCCTACTAAAAATATTGACCGCATTGAATGGTTAGTTGAAAAAGCCACTGAATTTGGCATTGATGAAATCAGCTTTTTTCAAAGCTTTCATTCAGAGAGAAAAGTAATTAAAATTGACCGCTTGGAAAAGAAAGTTATAAGTGCCATGAAGCAATCAATAAAAGCGAAAAAGCCGATTATAAATCAGATTGATTCCTTACAGAATATTATTTCAAATGCTAAAGAAGCTAATAAATTTATAGCCTATGTAGATTTTCAAAATACTACATATTTAAAGAATGAATTAAAAAATAATCTAGATTCAATTATTCTAATTGGCCCTGAAGGTGATTTTACTGAAGAAGAAGTAGAGTTATCTGAAAAAAAAGGCTTTAAAAAAGTTAGCTTAGGCAAAAGCAGATTAAGAACTGAAACTGCTGCCTTAGCTGCGGTCCACTTAATGAATCTAATTGCAGAATGA